A part of Miscanthus floridulus cultivar M001 chromosome 6, ASM1932011v1, whole genome shotgun sequence genomic DNA contains:
- the LOC136458425 gene encoding SNF1-related protein kinase regulatory subunit gamma-1-like produces the protein MDQPEENPEFPSCDAYFEAIQSKKKLPLSLQESLTAAFAQIPVSSFPEVPTGRVIEIPGDTSVLEAVRTLSEQNIRAAPVLNPEPGAPTDWQGRYLGVIDYSAIIRWVLENAELAAVALSAASATAAGVGMGAVGAVGVAALGATGPAAVAGLTAAAIGAAVAGGLIAEKGVAKDGLTAADHLGEDFYKVLLQQEPFRSTTVRSIVESYHWSPFVPITLDSSMLTVLLLLSKYRLRNVPVIEPEKPIIKNFITQTGVVKGLQQCKGRDWFDYISALPLSDLGLPFMSIDEVITVNSDDLILEAFKCMKDNKIGGVPVVEGPKRKLVGSVSIRDIRFLLLRADLFSNFRQLTVIEFMKTLGSTLPDSGNNCLVKPPPTCTPDASLGSVIDSIASRITHRIYVVDDDLEVVGVVTLRDVISCFIHEPPGYCDSYLGSAMEKLEGKGVGSVEKC, from the exons ATGGATCAGCCTGAGGAAAACCCTGAATTCCCAAGCTGTGATGCCTACTTTGAAGCTATCCAGTCCAAGAAGAAGTTGCCACTGTCTTTGCAAGAATCACTAACTGCTGCCTTCGCTCAGATTCCAGTCTCATCCTTCCCCGAGGTTCCAACTGGTCGAG TCATTGAAATTCCGGGTGATACTTCTGTTCTTGAAGCTGTAAGGACTCTCTCTGAACAGAACATAAGGGCAGCACCAGTGCTGAATCCAGAACCTGGGGCTCCTACTGATTGGCAGGGGAGGTACCTTGGTGTCATCGATTATTCAGCAATCATCCGTTGGGTACTAGAAAATGCTGAGCTTGCTGCTGTTGCACTCTCGGCTGCATCAGCAACTGCTGCCGGAGTTGGCATGGGTGCTGTTGGTGCGGTTGGGGTGGCAGCTTTGGGTGCAACTGGCCCAGCTGCTGTAGCTGGCTTAACTGCAGCCGCGATTGGTGCTGCTGTTGCTGGTGGATTAATTGCTGAAAAGGGTGTGGCAAAGGATGGGCTAACTGCTGCAGATCATTTAGGGGAGGATTTCTACAAAGTTTTGCTTCAGCAGGAACCTTTCAGATCAACAACA GTTCGATCGATTGTAGAGTCATACCACTGGTCTCCTTTCGTCCCCATTACACTGGACAGTTCCATGCTGACTGTACTTCTGTTGCTCTCTAAGTACAGATTGAGAAATGTCCCTGTGATTGAGCCTGAAAAACCTATCATCAAGAACTTCATTACTCAGACTGGTGTTGTCAAAGGGCTGCAGCAATGTAAAGGAAGGGACTGGTTTGACTACATTTCTGCACTTCCTCTTTCAGACTTAGGACTTCCATTTATGTCCATTGATGAG GTTATCACCGTCAACAGTGATGATCTAATCTTAGAAGCTTTCAAGTGCATGAAGGATAACAAGATTGGTGGTGTACCAGTAGTAGAAGGCCCCAAAAGAAAACTTGTTGGCAGTGTTAGCATAAGGGACATCCGCTTTCTGTTGCTTAGAGCCGACTTATTTTCAAATTTCAG GCAACTAACAGTCATTGAATTCATGAAGACTCTAGGCTCCACTCTTCCTGATTCAGGGAACAATTGCCTGGTGAAGCCACCACCCACCTGCACTCCTGACGCTTCCCTTGGTAGTGTTATTGACAGCATTGCATCAAGAATAACCCACAGGATATATGTAGTGGATGATGACcttgaggttgtcggtgttgtgaCTCTGCGTGATGTGATCTCATGCTTTATCCACGAGCCACCGGGTTATTGCGACAGCTATTTGGGTTCAGCAATGGAGAAGCTTGAGGGTAAAGGAGTCGGATCAGTGGAGAAATGTTGA